The Alteripontixanthobacter sp. genome has a window encoding:
- the rpsI gene encoding 30S ribosomal protein S9: MAGDTPDADAAAIANNAPVPLREQVLDKHGRAYATGRRKDATARVWIKPGKGKITVNGRDQETYFARPTLRLILNQPFAITDREGQFDVVATVSGGGLSGQAGAVKHGISQALTRYEPELRATVKAAGFLTRDSRVVERKKYGRAKARRSFQFSKR; this comes from the coding sequence ATCGCCGGCGACACGCCCGATGCCGACGCCGCCGCAATCGCCAATAACGCACCCGTGCCGCTGCGCGAGCAGGTGCTGGACAAGCATGGCCGCGCCTATGCCACCGGCCGCCGCAAGGATGCCACCGCGCGCGTGTGGATCAAGCCGGGCAAGGGTAAGATCACCGTCAATGGCCGCGACCAGGAAACCTATTTCGCACGTCCCACGCTGCGCCTGATCCTGAACCAGCCTTTCGCCATCACCGACCGTGAAGGCCAGTTCGACGTGGTCGCCACCGTTTCCGGCGGCGGTCTTTCGGGCCAAGCCGGTGCGGTCAAGCATGGCATCAGCCAGGCGCTGACCCGGTACGAGCCGGAACTGCGCGCCACGGTGAAGGCCGCAGGCTTCCTCACCCGCGACAGCCGCGTTGTGGAGCGTAAGAAGTATGGCCGGGCCAAGGCTCGCCGCAGCTTCCAGTTCAG